The Megalobrama amblycephala isolate DHTTF-2021 linkage group LG7, ASM1881202v1, whole genome shotgun sequence genome window below encodes:
- the pou2f1a gene encoding POU domain, class 2, transcription factor 1a isoform X1, with product MADRGSTTQDERSTADSSSCPADLSKSSMENRAQGLQAAQANGLDAHKPNGQATSAISNAQAQALLQQLSLTPAQLLLQQTQAQLIAAAVQQSAGQQSSTTGANISASAATPITLSQPIQIASQLQPQGLNLQQFVLVQPGHSISPQIQPQFIISPSPQGQTGLLQAQNILTQLPQSQASLLPAQTSIALTTQAATPTRKIAAMPSPAAPAPKRVDGPCVEEASDLEELEQFAKNFKQRRIKLGFTQGDVGLAMGKLYGNDFSQTTISRFEALNLSFKNMCKLKPLLEKWLNDAENMSADCVVSSASEMSPGLCESLNRRRKKRTSIETSIRLALERSFLEQSQKPSSEEITLIADQLNMEKEVVRVWFCNRRQKEKRINPPSSCMGSSASAIKAIYSTSNTAVSSGTNTLTVNSVVPLSASSISNLTVGGALAQVTSHTPSVISMAPAIATPAPTVTSPSLTTSVTAVKQELSAVSSATTVTQGAGQLLVTGTGLGGANLTAVTGGLNPTIITPSQLTQGGTLLSLTPALGNTLMNNNTLATIQAALASGGALPLTSIDGNTGLLFANTSAGNPASGLMTTPFFLNPSGFSLLPANLLSAGGAGGGALNLHVTSDVQQSPVATTTKNVALASKAQ from the exons ATTCTAGCAGCTGTCCAGCAGATCTGAGTAAAAGCAGCATGGAGAACCGAGCGCAAGGACTTCAAG CAGCTCAGGCCAACGGTCTGGACGCACACAAACCAAATGGACAAGCAACAAGTGCAATCAGCAACGCTCAGGCGCAGGCGCTGCTCCAGCAG TTGAGTTTGACTCCAGCGCAGCTGTTGCTGCAGCAGACGCAGGCGCAGCTCATCGCCGCAGCCGTGCAGCAGTCGGCCGGTCAGCAGAGCAGCACCACTGGAGCCAATATCTCCGCCTCCGCGGCCACGCCCATCACTCTGTCCCAGCCCATCCAGATCGCGTCT CAGCTGCAGCCGCAGGGTTTGAACCTGCAGCAGTTCGTGTTGGTTCAGCCGGGTCACTCCATCAGCCCTCAGATTCAGCCCCAGTTCATCATCTCTCCGTCTCCTCAGGGTCAGACCG GTCTCCTGCAAGCTCAGAATATCCTGACTCAACTACCTCAAAGCCAAGCCAGCCTCCTGCCCGCTCAGACCAGCATCGCTCTCACCACACAG GCGGCCACACCGACGAGGAAGATCGCGGCCATGCCGTCTCCAGCGGCTCCCGCTCCGAAGCGTGTGGACGGCCCGTGTGTGGAGGAGGCCAGCGACCTGGAGGAGCTCGAGCAGTTCGCAAAGAACTTCAAACAGAGACGCATCAAGCTGGGCTTCACTCAG GGTGACGTGGGGTTAGCGATGGGGAAACTCTACGGCAACGACTTCAGCCAGACCACCATCTCCAGATTCGAGGCCTTGAACCTGAGCTTCAAGAACATGTGCAAACTCAAACCACTGCTGGAGAAGTGGCTCAACGACGCAG AGAACATGTCAGCTGACTGCGTGGTGTCGAGTGCGAGCGAGATGTCTCCGGGTCTCTGCGAGAGTCTGAACCGGCGGCGTAAGAAGCGGACCAGCATCGAGACCTCCATCCGTCTGGCGTTAGAGAGGAGCTTCCTGGAG CAGAGTCAGAAGCCGTCATCGGAGGAGATCACACTGATTGCGGATCAGCTCAACATGGAGAAGGAGGTGGTGCGAGTTTGGTTCTGTAACCGCAGACAGAAGGAGAAGAGGATCAATCCTCCCAGCAGCTGCATGGGATCATCCGCGTCAGCCATCAAAGCCATCTACAGCACCTCCAACACTGCG GTGTCCAGCGGCACAAACACACTGACGGTGAATTCTGTAGTTCCACTGAGCGCCAGCAGCATCTCAAACCTCACGGTCG GTGGCGCTCTGGCTCAGGTGACGTCACACACTCCATCGGTCATCTCCATGGCGCCGGCCATCGCTACGCCTGCCCCCACTGTGACATCACCATCACTGACCACGTCTGTTACCGCTGTGAAGCAGGAGTTGAGCGCAGTTTCCTCGGCAACCACAGTCACGCAGGGGGCGGGGCAGTTGCTGGTGACGGGCACAGGACTGGGCGGAGCTAATCTGACTGCTGTCACTGGGGGTTTGAACCCAACGATTATAACGCCCTCGCAGCTGACGCAagg TGGGACGCTGCTGAGTTTGACTCCTGCTCTGGGAAACACATTGATGAACAACAACACACTGGCCACCATCCAGG CAGCTCTCGCATCGGGCGGCGCTTTGCCTCTGACGTCCATCGACGGAAACACCGGCCTGCTGTTCGCCAACACCAGCGCAGGAAACCCCGCCTCCGGCCTGATGACCACGCCCTTCTTCCTCAACCCATCCGGCTTCTCTCTGCTGCCCGCCAATCTCCTGTCAGCGGGCGGGGCTGGAGGCGGAGCTCTCAACCTGCATGTGACCAGCGACGTGCAGCAGAGTCCTGTTGCCACGACGACGAAGAACGTGGCCTTGGCCTCGAAGGCCCAGTGA
- the pou2f1a gene encoding POU domain, class 2, transcription factor 1a isoform X6: protein MADRGSTTQDERSTADSSSCPADLSKSSMENRAQGLQAAQANGLDAHKPNGQATSAISNAQAQALLQQLSLTPAQLLLQQTQAQLIAAAVQQSAGQQSSTTGANISASAATPITLSQPIQIASLQPQGLNLQQFVLVQPGHSISPQIQPQFIISPSPQGLLQAQNILTQLPQSQASLLPAQTSIALTTQAATPTRKIAAMPSPAAPAPKRVDGPCVEEASDLEELEQFAKNFKQRRIKLGFTQGDVGLAMGKLYGNDFSQTTISRFEALNLSFKNMCKLKPLLEKWLNDAENMSADCVVSSASEMSPGLCESLNRRRKKRTSIETSIRLALERSFLEQSQKPSSEEITLIADQLNMEKEVVRVWFCNRRQKEKRINPPSSCMGSSASAIKAIYSTSNTAVSSGTNTLTVNSVVPLSASSISNLTVGGALAQVTSHTPSVISMAPAIATPAPTVTSPSLTTSVTAVKQELSAVSSATTVTQGAGQLLVTGTGLGGANLTAVTGGLNPTIITPSQLTQGGTLLSLTPALGNTLMNNNTLATIQAALASGGALPLTSIDGNTGLLFANTSAGNPASGLMTTPFFLNPSGFSLLPANLLSAGGAGGGALNLHVTSDVQQSPVATTTKNVALASKAQ from the exons ATTCTAGCAGCTGTCCAGCAGATCTGAGTAAAAGCAGCATGGAGAACCGAGCGCAAGGACTTCAAG CAGCTCAGGCCAACGGTCTGGACGCACACAAACCAAATGGACAAGCAACAAGTGCAATCAGCAACGCTCAGGCGCAGGCGCTGCTCCAGCAG TTGAGTTTGACTCCAGCGCAGCTGTTGCTGCAGCAGACGCAGGCGCAGCTCATCGCCGCAGCCGTGCAGCAGTCGGCCGGTCAGCAGAGCAGCACCACTGGAGCCAATATCTCCGCCTCCGCGGCCACGCCCATCACTCTGTCCCAGCCCATCCAGATCGCGTCT CTGCAGCCGCAGGGTTTGAACCTGCAGCAGTTCGTGTTGGTTCAGCCGGGTCACTCCATCAGCCCTCAGATTCAGCCCCAGTTCATCATCTCTCCGTCTCCTCAGG GTCTCCTGCAAGCTCAGAATATCCTGACTCAACTACCTCAAAGCCAAGCCAGCCTCCTGCCCGCTCAGACCAGCATCGCTCTCACCACACAG GCGGCCACACCGACGAGGAAGATCGCGGCCATGCCGTCTCCAGCGGCTCCCGCTCCGAAGCGTGTGGACGGCCCGTGTGTGGAGGAGGCCAGCGACCTGGAGGAGCTCGAGCAGTTCGCAAAGAACTTCAAACAGAGACGCATCAAGCTGGGCTTCACTCAG GGTGACGTGGGGTTAGCGATGGGGAAACTCTACGGCAACGACTTCAGCCAGACCACCATCTCCAGATTCGAGGCCTTGAACCTGAGCTTCAAGAACATGTGCAAACTCAAACCACTGCTGGAGAAGTGGCTCAACGACGCAG AGAACATGTCAGCTGACTGCGTGGTGTCGAGTGCGAGCGAGATGTCTCCGGGTCTCTGCGAGAGTCTGAACCGGCGGCGTAAGAAGCGGACCAGCATCGAGACCTCCATCCGTCTGGCGTTAGAGAGGAGCTTCCTGGAG CAGAGTCAGAAGCCGTCATCGGAGGAGATCACACTGATTGCGGATCAGCTCAACATGGAGAAGGAGGTGGTGCGAGTTTGGTTCTGTAACCGCAGACAGAAGGAGAAGAGGATCAATCCTCCCAGCAGCTGCATGGGATCATCCGCGTCAGCCATCAAAGCCATCTACAGCACCTCCAACACTGCG GTGTCCAGCGGCACAAACACACTGACGGTGAATTCTGTAGTTCCACTGAGCGCCAGCAGCATCTCAAACCTCACGGTCG GTGGCGCTCTGGCTCAGGTGACGTCACACACTCCATCGGTCATCTCCATGGCGCCGGCCATCGCTACGCCTGCCCCCACTGTGACATCACCATCACTGACCACGTCTGTTACCGCTGTGAAGCAGGAGTTGAGCGCAGTTTCCTCGGCAACCACAGTCACGCAGGGGGCGGGGCAGTTGCTGGTGACGGGCACAGGACTGGGCGGAGCTAATCTGACTGCTGTCACTGGGGGTTTGAACCCAACGATTATAACGCCCTCGCAGCTGACGCAagg TGGGACGCTGCTGAGTTTGACTCCTGCTCTGGGAAACACATTGATGAACAACAACACACTGGCCACCATCCAGG CAGCTCTCGCATCGGGCGGCGCTTTGCCTCTGACGTCCATCGACGGAAACACCGGCCTGCTGTTCGCCAACACCAGCGCAGGAAACCCCGCCTCCGGCCTGATGACCACGCCCTTCTTCCTCAACCCATCCGGCTTCTCTCTGCTGCCCGCCAATCTCCTGTCAGCGGGCGGGGCTGGAGGCGGAGCTCTCAACCTGCATGTGACCAGCGACGTGCAGCAGAGTCCTGTTGCCACGACGACGAAGAACGTGGCCTTGGCCTCGAAGGCCCAGTGA
- the pou2f1a gene encoding POU domain, class 2, transcription factor 1a isoform X5: MADRGSTTQDERSTADSSSCPADLSKSSMENRAQGLQAAQANGLDAHKPNGQATSAISNAQAQALLQQLSLTPAQLLLQQTQAQLIAAAVQQSAGQQSSTTGANISASAATPITLSQPIQIASQLQPQGLNLQQFVLVQPGHSISPQIQPQFIISPSPQGLLQAQNILTQLPQSQASLLPAQTSIALTTQAATPTRKIAAMPSPAAPAPKRVDGPCVEEASDLEELEQFAKNFKQRRIKLGFTQGDVGLAMGKLYGNDFSQTTISRFEALNLSFKNMCKLKPLLEKWLNDAENMSADCVVSSASEMSPGLCESLNRRRKKRTSIETSIRLALERSFLEQSQKPSSEEITLIADQLNMEKEVVRVWFCNRRQKEKRINPPSSCMGSSASAIKAIYSTSNTAVSSGTNTLTVNSVVPLSASSISNLTVGGALAQVTSHTPSVISMAPAIATPAPTVTSPSLTTSVTAVKQELSAVSSATTVTQGAGQLLVTGTGLGGANLTAVTGGLNPTIITPSQLTQGGTLLSLTPALGNTLMNNNTLATIQAALASGGALPLTSIDGNTGLLFANTSAGNPASGLMTTPFFLNPSGFSLLPANLLSAGGAGGGALNLHVTSDVQQSPVATTTKNVALASKAQ; encoded by the exons ATTCTAGCAGCTGTCCAGCAGATCTGAGTAAAAGCAGCATGGAGAACCGAGCGCAAGGACTTCAAG CAGCTCAGGCCAACGGTCTGGACGCACACAAACCAAATGGACAAGCAACAAGTGCAATCAGCAACGCTCAGGCGCAGGCGCTGCTCCAGCAG TTGAGTTTGACTCCAGCGCAGCTGTTGCTGCAGCAGACGCAGGCGCAGCTCATCGCCGCAGCCGTGCAGCAGTCGGCCGGTCAGCAGAGCAGCACCACTGGAGCCAATATCTCCGCCTCCGCGGCCACGCCCATCACTCTGTCCCAGCCCATCCAGATCGCGTCT CAGCTGCAGCCGCAGGGTTTGAACCTGCAGCAGTTCGTGTTGGTTCAGCCGGGTCACTCCATCAGCCCTCAGATTCAGCCCCAGTTCATCATCTCTCCGTCTCCTCAGG GTCTCCTGCAAGCTCAGAATATCCTGACTCAACTACCTCAAAGCCAAGCCAGCCTCCTGCCCGCTCAGACCAGCATCGCTCTCACCACACAG GCGGCCACACCGACGAGGAAGATCGCGGCCATGCCGTCTCCAGCGGCTCCCGCTCCGAAGCGTGTGGACGGCCCGTGTGTGGAGGAGGCCAGCGACCTGGAGGAGCTCGAGCAGTTCGCAAAGAACTTCAAACAGAGACGCATCAAGCTGGGCTTCACTCAG GGTGACGTGGGGTTAGCGATGGGGAAACTCTACGGCAACGACTTCAGCCAGACCACCATCTCCAGATTCGAGGCCTTGAACCTGAGCTTCAAGAACATGTGCAAACTCAAACCACTGCTGGAGAAGTGGCTCAACGACGCAG AGAACATGTCAGCTGACTGCGTGGTGTCGAGTGCGAGCGAGATGTCTCCGGGTCTCTGCGAGAGTCTGAACCGGCGGCGTAAGAAGCGGACCAGCATCGAGACCTCCATCCGTCTGGCGTTAGAGAGGAGCTTCCTGGAG CAGAGTCAGAAGCCGTCATCGGAGGAGATCACACTGATTGCGGATCAGCTCAACATGGAGAAGGAGGTGGTGCGAGTTTGGTTCTGTAACCGCAGACAGAAGGAGAAGAGGATCAATCCTCCCAGCAGCTGCATGGGATCATCCGCGTCAGCCATCAAAGCCATCTACAGCACCTCCAACACTGCG GTGTCCAGCGGCACAAACACACTGACGGTGAATTCTGTAGTTCCACTGAGCGCCAGCAGCATCTCAAACCTCACGGTCG GTGGCGCTCTGGCTCAGGTGACGTCACACACTCCATCGGTCATCTCCATGGCGCCGGCCATCGCTACGCCTGCCCCCACTGTGACATCACCATCACTGACCACGTCTGTTACCGCTGTGAAGCAGGAGTTGAGCGCAGTTTCCTCGGCAACCACAGTCACGCAGGGGGCGGGGCAGTTGCTGGTGACGGGCACAGGACTGGGCGGAGCTAATCTGACTGCTGTCACTGGGGGTTTGAACCCAACGATTATAACGCCCTCGCAGCTGACGCAagg TGGGACGCTGCTGAGTTTGACTCCTGCTCTGGGAAACACATTGATGAACAACAACACACTGGCCACCATCCAGG CAGCTCTCGCATCGGGCGGCGCTTTGCCTCTGACGTCCATCGACGGAAACACCGGCCTGCTGTTCGCCAACACCAGCGCAGGAAACCCCGCCTCCGGCCTGATGACCACGCCCTTCTTCCTCAACCCATCCGGCTTCTCTCTGCTGCCCGCCAATCTCCTGTCAGCGGGCGGGGCTGGAGGCGGAGCTCTCAACCTGCATGTGACCAGCGACGTGCAGCAGAGTCCTGTTGCCACGACGACGAAGAACGTGGCCTTGGCCTCGAAGGCCCAGTGA
- the pou2f1a gene encoding POU domain, class 2, transcription factor 1a isoform X3, whose product MADRGSTTQDERSTADSSSCPADLSKSSMENRAQGLQAAQANGLDAHKPNGQATSAISNAQAQALLQQLSLTPAQLLLQQTQAQLIAAAVQQSAGQQSSTTGANISASAATPITLSQPIQIASLQPQGLNLQQFVLVQPGHSISPQIQPQFIISPSPQGQTGLLQAQNILTQLPQSQASLLPAQTSIALTTQAATPTRKIAAMPSPAAPAPKRVDGPCVEEASDLEELEQFAKNFKQRRIKLGFTQGDVGLAMGKLYGNDFSQTTISRFEALNLSFKNMCKLKPLLEKWLNDAENMSADCVVSSASEMSPGLCESLNRRRKKRTSIETSIRLALERSFLEQSQKPSSEEITLIADQLNMEKEVVRVWFCNRRQKEKRINPPSSCMGSSASAIKAIYSTSNTAVSSGTNTLTVNSVVPLSASSISNLTVGGALAQVTSHTPSVISMAPAIATPAPTVTSPSLTTSVTAVKQELSAVSSATTVTQGAGQLLVTGTGLGGANLTAVTGGLNPTIITPSQLTQGGTLLSLTPALGNTLMNNNTLATIQAALASGGALPLTSIDGNTGLLFANTSAGNPASGLMTTPFFLNPSGFSLLPANLLSAGGAGGGALNLHVTSDVQQSPVATTTKNVALASKAQ is encoded by the exons ATTCTAGCAGCTGTCCAGCAGATCTGAGTAAAAGCAGCATGGAGAACCGAGCGCAAGGACTTCAAG CAGCTCAGGCCAACGGTCTGGACGCACACAAACCAAATGGACAAGCAACAAGTGCAATCAGCAACGCTCAGGCGCAGGCGCTGCTCCAGCAG TTGAGTTTGACTCCAGCGCAGCTGTTGCTGCAGCAGACGCAGGCGCAGCTCATCGCCGCAGCCGTGCAGCAGTCGGCCGGTCAGCAGAGCAGCACCACTGGAGCCAATATCTCCGCCTCCGCGGCCACGCCCATCACTCTGTCCCAGCCCATCCAGATCGCGTCT CTGCAGCCGCAGGGTTTGAACCTGCAGCAGTTCGTGTTGGTTCAGCCGGGTCACTCCATCAGCCCTCAGATTCAGCCCCAGTTCATCATCTCTCCGTCTCCTCAGGGTCAGACCG GTCTCCTGCAAGCTCAGAATATCCTGACTCAACTACCTCAAAGCCAAGCCAGCCTCCTGCCCGCTCAGACCAGCATCGCTCTCACCACACAG GCGGCCACACCGACGAGGAAGATCGCGGCCATGCCGTCTCCAGCGGCTCCCGCTCCGAAGCGTGTGGACGGCCCGTGTGTGGAGGAGGCCAGCGACCTGGAGGAGCTCGAGCAGTTCGCAAAGAACTTCAAACAGAGACGCATCAAGCTGGGCTTCACTCAG GGTGACGTGGGGTTAGCGATGGGGAAACTCTACGGCAACGACTTCAGCCAGACCACCATCTCCAGATTCGAGGCCTTGAACCTGAGCTTCAAGAACATGTGCAAACTCAAACCACTGCTGGAGAAGTGGCTCAACGACGCAG AGAACATGTCAGCTGACTGCGTGGTGTCGAGTGCGAGCGAGATGTCTCCGGGTCTCTGCGAGAGTCTGAACCGGCGGCGTAAGAAGCGGACCAGCATCGAGACCTCCATCCGTCTGGCGTTAGAGAGGAGCTTCCTGGAG CAGAGTCAGAAGCCGTCATCGGAGGAGATCACACTGATTGCGGATCAGCTCAACATGGAGAAGGAGGTGGTGCGAGTTTGGTTCTGTAACCGCAGACAGAAGGAGAAGAGGATCAATCCTCCCAGCAGCTGCATGGGATCATCCGCGTCAGCCATCAAAGCCATCTACAGCACCTCCAACACTGCG GTGTCCAGCGGCACAAACACACTGACGGTGAATTCTGTAGTTCCACTGAGCGCCAGCAGCATCTCAAACCTCACGGTCG GTGGCGCTCTGGCTCAGGTGACGTCACACACTCCATCGGTCATCTCCATGGCGCCGGCCATCGCTACGCCTGCCCCCACTGTGACATCACCATCACTGACCACGTCTGTTACCGCTGTGAAGCAGGAGTTGAGCGCAGTTTCCTCGGCAACCACAGTCACGCAGGGGGCGGGGCAGTTGCTGGTGACGGGCACAGGACTGGGCGGAGCTAATCTGACTGCTGTCACTGGGGGTTTGAACCCAACGATTATAACGCCCTCGCAGCTGACGCAagg TGGGACGCTGCTGAGTTTGACTCCTGCTCTGGGAAACACATTGATGAACAACAACACACTGGCCACCATCCAGG CAGCTCTCGCATCGGGCGGCGCTTTGCCTCTGACGTCCATCGACGGAAACACCGGCCTGCTGTTCGCCAACACCAGCGCAGGAAACCCCGCCTCCGGCCTGATGACCACGCCCTTCTTCCTCAACCCATCCGGCTTCTCTCTGCTGCCCGCCAATCTCCTGTCAGCGGGCGGGGCTGGAGGCGGAGCTCTCAACCTGCATGTGACCAGCGACGTGCAGCAGAGTCCTGTTGCCACGACGACGAAGAACGTGGCCTTGGCCTCGAAGGCCCAGTGA
- the pou2f1a gene encoding POU domain, class 2, transcription factor 1a isoform X4, with amino-acid sequence MADRGSTTQDERSTADSSSCPADLSKSSMENRAQGLQAQANGLDAHKPNGQATSAISNAQAQALLQQLSLTPAQLLLQQTQAQLIAAAVQQSAGQQSSTTGANISASAATPITLSQPIQIASQLQPQGLNLQQFVLVQPGHSISPQIQPQFIISPSPQGQTGLLQAQNILTQLPQSQASLLPAQTSIALTTQAATPTRKIAAMPSPAAPAPKRVDGPCVEEASDLEELEQFAKNFKQRRIKLGFTQGDVGLAMGKLYGNDFSQTTISRFEALNLSFKNMCKLKPLLEKWLNDAENMSADCVVSSASEMSPGLCESLNRRRKKRTSIETSIRLALERSFLEQSQKPSSEEITLIADQLNMEKEVVRVWFCNRRQKEKRINPPSSCMGSSASAIKAIYSTSNTAVSSGTNTLTVNSVVPLSASSISNLTVGGALAQVTSHTPSVISMAPAIATPAPTVTSPSLTTSVTAVKQELSAVSSATTVTQGAGQLLVTGTGLGGANLTAVTGGLNPTIITPSQLTQGGTLLSLTPALGNTLMNNNTLATIQAALASGGALPLTSIDGNTGLLFANTSAGNPASGLMTTPFFLNPSGFSLLPANLLSAGGAGGGALNLHVTSDVQQSPVATTTKNVALASKAQ; translated from the exons ATTCTAGCAGCTGTCCAGCAGATCTGAGTAAAAGCAGCATGGAGAACCGAGCGCAAGGACTTCAAG CTCAGGCCAACGGTCTGGACGCACACAAACCAAATGGACAAGCAACAAGTGCAATCAGCAACGCTCAGGCGCAGGCGCTGCTCCAGCAG TTGAGTTTGACTCCAGCGCAGCTGTTGCTGCAGCAGACGCAGGCGCAGCTCATCGCCGCAGCCGTGCAGCAGTCGGCCGGTCAGCAGAGCAGCACCACTGGAGCCAATATCTCCGCCTCCGCGGCCACGCCCATCACTCTGTCCCAGCCCATCCAGATCGCGTCT CAGCTGCAGCCGCAGGGTTTGAACCTGCAGCAGTTCGTGTTGGTTCAGCCGGGTCACTCCATCAGCCCTCAGATTCAGCCCCAGTTCATCATCTCTCCGTCTCCTCAGGGTCAGACCG GTCTCCTGCAAGCTCAGAATATCCTGACTCAACTACCTCAAAGCCAAGCCAGCCTCCTGCCCGCTCAGACCAGCATCGCTCTCACCACACAG GCGGCCACACCGACGAGGAAGATCGCGGCCATGCCGTCTCCAGCGGCTCCCGCTCCGAAGCGTGTGGACGGCCCGTGTGTGGAGGAGGCCAGCGACCTGGAGGAGCTCGAGCAGTTCGCAAAGAACTTCAAACAGAGACGCATCAAGCTGGGCTTCACTCAG GGTGACGTGGGGTTAGCGATGGGGAAACTCTACGGCAACGACTTCAGCCAGACCACCATCTCCAGATTCGAGGCCTTGAACCTGAGCTTCAAGAACATGTGCAAACTCAAACCACTGCTGGAGAAGTGGCTCAACGACGCAG AGAACATGTCAGCTGACTGCGTGGTGTCGAGTGCGAGCGAGATGTCTCCGGGTCTCTGCGAGAGTCTGAACCGGCGGCGTAAGAAGCGGACCAGCATCGAGACCTCCATCCGTCTGGCGTTAGAGAGGAGCTTCCTGGAG CAGAGTCAGAAGCCGTCATCGGAGGAGATCACACTGATTGCGGATCAGCTCAACATGGAGAAGGAGGTGGTGCGAGTTTGGTTCTGTAACCGCAGACAGAAGGAGAAGAGGATCAATCCTCCCAGCAGCTGCATGGGATCATCCGCGTCAGCCATCAAAGCCATCTACAGCACCTCCAACACTGCG GTGTCCAGCGGCACAAACACACTGACGGTGAATTCTGTAGTTCCACTGAGCGCCAGCAGCATCTCAAACCTCACGGTCG GTGGCGCTCTGGCTCAGGTGACGTCACACACTCCATCGGTCATCTCCATGGCGCCGGCCATCGCTACGCCTGCCCCCACTGTGACATCACCATCACTGACCACGTCTGTTACCGCTGTGAAGCAGGAGTTGAGCGCAGTTTCCTCGGCAACCACAGTCACGCAGGGGGCGGGGCAGTTGCTGGTGACGGGCACAGGACTGGGCGGAGCTAATCTGACTGCTGTCACTGGGGGTTTGAACCCAACGATTATAACGCCCTCGCAGCTGACGCAagg TGGGACGCTGCTGAGTTTGACTCCTGCTCTGGGAAACACATTGATGAACAACAACACACTGGCCACCATCCAGG CAGCTCTCGCATCGGGCGGCGCTTTGCCTCTGACGTCCATCGACGGAAACACCGGCCTGCTGTTCGCCAACACCAGCGCAGGAAACCCCGCCTCCGGCCTGATGACCACGCCCTTCTTCCTCAACCCATCCGGCTTCTCTCTGCTGCCCGCCAATCTCCTGTCAGCGGGCGGGGCTGGAGGCGGAGCTCTCAACCTGCATGTGACCAGCGACGTGCAGCAGAGTCCTGTTGCCACGACGACGAAGAACGTGGCCTTGGCCTCGAAGGCCCAGTGA